The following proteins are encoded in a genomic region of Tenacibaculum sp. 190524A05c:
- a CDS encoding CHAT domain-containing protein: MKAKLLFLFLPLFFYSYSQNDSINNSKFQEYTNQAYQFLYTNQDSAYHYFNTALDISKKQRWYEYEANVLSYIIYVSDYHYNLPVLKQNLNHLESLLTNYKDSLSSESYSATLSLFQLNKGNYYYKLEDYKRAKPLFLELYNSLKSQKTQESITSLASIYSFLTSIYTSEGKYNLAASFNEKAEILLDQYPEYFDDVESRKMLLKGYLATIYNNRKQYKNGTALLEELVNFYEKKSYTNSLITSYQALINSYIISNNTDKAIQLLSKSEKVYRKNDPFYKILLELYGDVYAKREQYSKALEYYHQSHEQYKLYRNHEKHSDIAIILKKISNTYYSANKLDKALDYINESLQNLSLNNTSGTIDSVNDLLTNDDTIEILHLKSKILTQLYNKTTNNADLDKALRASKFALDVLDVIKPTLENKNDKQFLINNVYPIFETALNQCFLLYNSTKEQKYLNDAFTILERSKSTQLLEVLNLTKAVNFNNIPQRIIDKEQQLQANISRIETDIYISKTSKEKQQELIQARESYNTFLDSIKQNQPKYHNLKYNYEVISLNNIKNDLKENEGKLSFLYGKNHIYQFIITQDKVDLLRFENSHVFQKELFNFYEVVSNFKSEYNAETAFNLFNSLIPDSLKDKSDITILPDGFLYYIPFEALSSSSSGVNYLLNSTAISYGNSFTLLEEIKKIQPKTSTKKKILAVAPEFYNSQSTETRADFSPLIFNTKEVQNIAAIFDTDTIIGKNATLDNIEGQLKDFQVLHFATHASANDEYPDFSYLAFTPTENKSNLWYIKDIYNTKLNADLVALSACQTGIGKLENGEGNISLARAFSYAGAKSLVKSLWKVNDRSSSEIMSTFYKELKRGENKKAALQNAKKEYLNTTIKELQHPFYWAGFVINGDTNPIKSSNNYVWVLLIVFVVGLMILFRKKLFQLFK, translated from the coding sequence ATGAAAGCTAAACTACTTTTTTTATTCCTCCCCCTATTCTTCTACTCTTATTCTCAGAACGATTCTATAAATAATTCTAAGTTTCAAGAATATACAAATCAAGCATATCAATTTTTATATACGAATCAAGATAGTGCATATCATTATTTTAACACTGCATTAGATATAAGCAAAAAACAAAGATGGTATGAATACGAAGCAAATGTTTTATCATACATCATTTATGTTAGTGACTATCACTATAACTTACCTGTTTTAAAGCAAAACCTAAACCATCTTGAATCGTTATTAACTAATTATAAAGACTCCTTAAGTTCCGAATCTTATTCAGCCACTCTTTCCTTATTTCAATTAAACAAAGGGAATTACTATTATAAATTGGAAGATTACAAGAGAGCTAAGCCACTATTCCTTGAATTATATAACTCATTAAAATCTCAAAAAACTCAAGAAAGCATTACAAGTTTAGCTAGTATTTATTCTTTTTTGACTAGTATTTACACAAGTGAGGGAAAATATAATCTTGCAGCGAGTTTTAATGAAAAAGCCGAAATTCTATTAGATCAATATCCAGAATATTTTGATGATGTTGAATCGAGAAAAATGCTTTTGAAAGGATACTTAGCTACCATCTACAATAACAGAAAACAATATAAAAACGGTACTGCTCTTTTAGAGGAACTGGTTAACTTTTATGAGAAGAAATCCTATACCAACTCTTTAATCACATCGTATCAAGCTTTAATAAACTCCTATATTATTTCAAACAACACAGATAAAGCAATTCAACTTTTATCAAAATCAGAAAAAGTGTATCGCAAAAACGATCCTTTCTATAAAATCTTATTAGAATTGTATGGAGATGTTTATGCCAAGAGAGAACAATATTCAAAAGCATTAGAATATTATCATCAATCTCATGAACAGTATAAGCTATATCGAAATCATGAAAAGCACAGTGATATTGCTATAATTCTAAAGAAAATATCTAACACTTATTATTCCGCTAATAAATTAGACAAAGCATTAGATTACATCAATGAATCTTTACAAAACCTGAGTTTAAACAACACATCGGGTACCATTGATTCCGTAAATGATTTACTTACCAATGATGATACAATTGAGATTTTGCATTTAAAATCTAAAATTCTTACGCAACTTTATAATAAGACTACAAATAATGCAGATCTTGATAAAGCATTACGAGCTAGTAAATTTGCACTTGACGTTCTGGATGTAATCAAACCAACTTTAGAAAATAAAAATGATAAACAATTCTTGATTAATAATGTTTATCCAATTTTTGAAACTGCTCTGAACCAATGTTTTTTATTATACAATTCTACCAAGGAACAGAAATATTTAAATGATGCATTTACTATTTTAGAAAGAAGTAAATCTACCCAGCTACTTGAGGTATTAAACTTAACCAAAGCTGTTAATTTCAATAATATTCCTCAACGAATTATCGATAAAGAGCAACAACTTCAAGCAAACATTTCTAGAATAGAAACAGATATTTATATTTCAAAAACATCGAAAGAAAAACAACAAGAGTTAATTCAAGCCAGAGAATCTTACAATACATTTCTAGACTCTATTAAACAAAATCAACCAAAATACCATAACCTAAAATATAATTATGAAGTAATTTCTTTGAATAACATTAAAAATGACCTAAAGGAAAATGAGGGTAAATTATCATTCCTTTATGGTAAAAATCACATTTATCAATTTATTATAACACAAGACAAAGTTGATTTACTAAGATTTGAAAACAGCCATGTTTTTCAAAAAGAGCTTTTTAATTTTTATGAAGTAGTATCGAATTTCAAAAGTGAATACAATGCAGAAACGGCATTTAATTTATTCAATAGTTTAATTCCTGATTCCCTAAAAGATAAATCTGACATCACCATATTACCCGACGGATTTTTATACTATATTCCTTTTGAAGCCTTATCAAGTTCTTCTTCCGGAGTAAACTATCTGCTAAACTCAACAGCCATTAGCTACGGTAATTCTTTTACTTTATTAGAAGAGATCAAGAAAATTCAACCCAAGACATCCACTAAAAAGAAAATTCTTGCTGTAGCTCCCGAATTTTACAATTCTCAAAGTACGGAAACAAGAGCTGATTTTAGCCCTTTAATTTTTAACACAAAAGAAGTTCAAAATATCGCAGCAATTTTTGATACAGATACTATCATTGGAAAGAATGCAACTTTAGACAATATCGAAGGTCAACTAAAAGATTTTCAAGTTTTACACTTTGCCACTCATGCTTCTGCAAATGATGAATATCCTGATTTTTCATATTTAGCATTTACACCAACAGAGAATAAAAGCAATCTTTGGTATATAAAGGATATTTATAATACTAAACTTAATGCGGATTTGGTGGCTTTAAGTGCATGTCAAACCGGAATAGGAAAATTAGAAAACGGAGAAGGAAATATCAGTTTAGCTAGGGCTTTCTCTTATGCGGGAGCGAAATCTTTAGTTAAGAGTTTATGGAAAGTAAATGATAGGTCTTCATCCGAAATCATGAGCACTTTTTACAAAGAATTGAAAAGAGGAGAAAATAAAAAGGCGGCATTACAAAATGCTAAAAAGGAATACTTAAATACAACTATTAAAGAACTTCAACATCCTTTTTATTGGGCCGGATTTGTTATTAATGGAGATACAAACCCAATAAAATCTTCAAACAATTATGTTTGGGTTTTATTAATTGTATTTGTAGTTGGACTTATGATACTATTCAGAAAAAAGTTATTTCAGCTTTTCAAGTAA